A window of Cryptomeria japonica chromosome 3, Sugi_1.0, whole genome shotgun sequence contains these coding sequences:
- the LOC131034265 gene encoding probable calcium-binding protein CML17, producing MSQSESLSLDKDEIAQLREIFMSFDRNHDGSITELELGSLLRSVGLKPSPEQLEALIQKVDTNNNGLIEFSEFISLVAPEKAAEAEAETGKRTPYTEEQLRAIFRLFDRDGNGFITAAELAHSMARLGHALTVKELTGMIREADTDGDGQISFAEFSKAISSAAIDNSSSAWET from the coding sequence ATGAGCCAAAGCGAGAGTCTTTCTCTGGACAAGGATGAAATTGCGCAATTGCGCGAGATTTTCATGTCATTCGACAGAAATCACGACGGCAGTATAACGGAGCTGGAATTAGGATCGCTGTTGCGATCTGTGGGGTTGAAGCCCAGTCCTGAGCAGCTAGAAGCCCTGATTCAGAAAGTCGATACAAACAATAACGGACttattgagttttctgaatttatCTCGCTTGTTGCCCCCGAGAAAGCGGCGGAGGCGGAGGCGGAGACTGGAAAGAGGACTCCGTATACAGAGGAACAACTCCGTGCTATTTTCCGGTTATTTGACAGAGACGGCAACGGCTTCATTACAGCAGCGGAGCTTGCGCACTCCATGGCTCGGCTGGGCCACGCTCTCACCGTCAAGGAATTGACAGGGATGATTAGGGAGGCCGATACAGACGGTGACGGCCAGATCAGCTTCGCCGAGTTTTCCAAAGCCATATCTTCTGCTGCTATTGATAATTCCTCTTCCGCTTGGGAGACATGA